One window of Nicotiana tomentosiformis chromosome 11, ASM39032v3, whole genome shotgun sequence genomic DNA carries:
- the LOC104110032 gene encoding uncharacterized protein, translating to MANNGFPICLAGIMRPLPLSKEMTDHIGRREAMKKLRVQMGEKWNITTDERSHGREFREKISEADADFIAGLLRLACTAKAA from the exons ATGGCAAACAATGGGTTTCCAATATGTCTTGCAGGGATTATGCGTCCTCTCCCTCTCTCTAAAGA GATGACAGATCACATTGGAAGAAGAGAGGCCATGAAAAAACTAAGAGttcaaatgggagaaaaatggaaCATAACAACTGATGAGAGAAGCCATGGCAGAGAGTTTAGAGAGAAAATAAGTGAAGCTGATGCAGATTTTATTGCTGGTCTTCTTCGTTTGGCTTGTACAGCAAAGGCTGCTTAA